The following DNA comes from Verrucomicrobiia bacterium.
ACGGGCGGGTGCGAAAGGCGTCCGGCAGACAGCGATCCATCGGCGGCGCCGTCCCTCGCGGTTCGTGACATCCCACGCAGGAGCGGATCTCGCCCGGCCGGACATACGTCCACGACATCTCGTTCAATTCCGACCGGCCTTCGGCATCGACCGCCTGCAGCGCGATCGGCACGTCGGCCGGCACTTCCACTGAGAACGACCCGTCGGGTCCGATCGGGACCGTGCCCAGTTCGATCACCTCCTTGCCCTGATGGACGAAATCCCAGTGGGAGGAACGCATGCTCACGCCCCGGGACCGGAGCACCCGGATGGCGCGGATCTGGTCCCAGTCGGCGTCGGTCTTCCGGGTGATGCGCACGTCCTGGGCGTAGAGGAAACCCGTGGCACCCGGCGCGCCGGCGCGGGCAGGGTTGACGCTCTCGGTCAGCACCGGCGGCCGTTGCCGCGCTCCCAGAGACACCGGGGAATGAATGGGTGTCTCCGGGGAGGTGTAGATCTCCGTGAGATGGTTGCCGGCCGGATCCAGTACCGCCAGCACCCGCGGACGCCGATCCGCGGCGTCATGATGCAGCAGGGTGGCCAGCAGCCGACCCTCCGGCAGCGGCGCCACCTCGCCCAGGCCGTCCGGCAGCCGGTGGAACGATGACTCCGGCTCACCGGGTTGACCCACGTAATTGCCGTGGTTGGAGAGAAACGCCATCCGTCCGTCAGGCAATGGCGCCGGACTCCCATAACCCAGCAGCCGCAACCGCACCCCGTACACCGCCCCCACATCCGCCCCGAACAAGGTCATGCCCGTCGTTCCATCGGGTCGGATGGCGTGAATCGTGGTCTCGACCTTGGCCCGACCGAAGAAATTGTCGCTCCGGACAAACGCGATGCGACCGTCGGCCATCACCCTCGGTTCGTTGTCGAAGATCGGGGTGTGGGTGATGGACCGGATCTGGCTTCCGTCGGCTTGCATGACGAACAGGGCGCGGGCTGGCGCCGCATGGTACTCCTCGAAGGTGCCGATCCGGGTCGAGGCAAAGACGATCCGGCCATCGGGCAGTTCCGCCGGATCGATGTCATGGAAGGGGCCATGGGTGAGCTGTTGCGGCGGCCCGCCATCCACCGGAACACGGTGGATGTGAAAGAAACGGGCGCCCTCAGGGGCCATGGCGAGCAGAATGGATCTCCCGTCATAACTGGCGCTGGGTGATCCGATGGCGCCCCGGCCGGCATCCGTCAGCACCCGCGGCCGCGCCCCCGGTCCGACCGGATCCAGCACACACAGCCGCCGCCCGATCTTCGAAGGACAGGGCAGATCGAACATCGTGTAGGCCCGCGTCCAGTCGCCGATCCGAAAGCATACTCCCCACGCATCCCCGTTGAGCGGCACATAGACGCTGCAATCGTCGGCCAGGAAGGCGATGGCCGAGGGCCAGGCAAAGTCCGACCCGGCCGGACGCGCCGCCCATCGGACCGGCAGAACTCCCAGGCGCCGGCCGCCGGTGGACCCCGCATACTCGAGTCTGCCCCACGGCGCCATCCCCATCGGACCCAGCACCGTGGCGGAGACCCAGGCATCGTCTTCCACGAAGTCCGGCTTCGAGTAAGCCCCGGGTTCGCCCTCGGAAGCGGTCCGCCAGTTCGAATCGGTCACCAACGCCAGGGGTTCCGCTCCATCCCGTTCCACCCGCAAGGCCGCGATGACGCCTCGGCTTCCCCCCAGGCGGATGCCGCGAATGCCCAGGACATTCCGCCCGGGAAGCAGATGCTCCCGGATATCCCACCGCTCGATGGAACTCCAGACTTCCGAGCCGGGCCCAATGTCGTAACCGACAAGTGCGCCGTTCACGTAGAGTTCGTATCCGTTGTCGGCCGTGATCAGCACTGTCCCGGCGGCGGGCAGGCGTTCGAGTCGGAAGGTGACGCGGAGCTGGCAAGAGTCCGTCTGTGAATCGCCCCAGATCCATGAGGCGCGGTCGATCGCCGGGAGCGGAATCTCAGCCGGCAACCCCACCGGAAGAAGAGCACTTACGGCCAAAGCCCATCGCAGCGTGGTCACCCGAAGAATGGTCTTCATGCGGGACCTTTATGGTTTCCTGGTGAACGGGTGGGAATGACCCGTCGAGTGCGGGCGAGCCTTTCGGATCGGTGGCCAATACTCAAGACAACTGCCGGCAACTGGCATGCCGGCGGTGCATCCCGAAATTGCGGGTAAGGAGGCAACGCATCGGAGGGACGAGCTCCGCGAGTCCTCAACCCAACGCTCCAGTCCATTGCGGCCTCATGGAACCCGGCCCTCCGAAGCGACGCTTCGCGAAGTTCGCACCTCTACCGACGACGCCGGGAGGCACTGCGGCCCTCCGGGGCGATGCTCCGCGCCTATCGGAACAGCCGCGGATACAACTCCGCGAGATACCGGCGCCAGACCGGCCAGCTATGGTTGCCTTCCGTCAGATGCCACTCATGGCGCACCCCCGCCGCCTTCAGCGCCTCGATGAGGGCTTCGTTGCGATCGAGGAGAAAATCGTCCTTGCCGCACCCGATCCACAGCAGCCGGATCGCCTCATTCGCCGCCTGCGGTTCCGACAGCGCCCGCCCGATGGATTCCTTCCCCGGTGCCGCTGAGCTGAAGCCCGCAATCCAGGCGAACTGATCGTACCGGTTCAATCCGATGCGCAACGATTGTTCCCCGCCCATGCTCAATCCCGCAATGGCCCGCCCCGCGGCGTCGGTCGCCACCCGGTACCGTTCCTCGACATAGGGCAGCGCGTCTTCGACCAGGTCCCGCTCGAACGCCGCCGAATTGGTCCCCCACGCCCCCGGCCGCACCACAGCGTGCCCGTCCAGCATGGCCACCACCATCGGGCGCGCCTTTTCTTCGGCCAGCAGGTTGTCGAGAATCCAGTGCGCCTTGCCATGGACCGTCCAGGTCGCCTGGGTGTCGCCGGACCCGTGGAACAAATACAGCACCGGGTATCGGCGGTTCGATTCCCTCTCGTACCCCGGCGGTGTGTACACCACCAGTTCCCGGGGGCGCCCCAGGGACTTCGACCAGTAGGTGTGGTGGTGCACCGTGCCATGCGGGACGTCCCGGAAGTCGTGGATCAAAGGCGGATTCCCCGGAAGGTGCAGAATGCTCGTCCGCGGTTGCCGCATTGGCTTGATCGCCGGGTTGGCCGGATCCAGTAAGGTCATCCCGTCCACCTGAAAACTGTACTCATGCACCCCGGGCACCACGGGCCCCACCGTGATGCTCCACACCCCGTTCTCCTCCCGGGTCAACGGCGTCCGCCCCGAGCCCCACGGACCCGTCGCTTCCACCTCCTGCGCCCGCGGTGCCAGCAACCGCAGCGTCACCCGCCCGTCGGCATGCACCTCCGGCGACACCACCACCGGCGGTCGGGAGGGTCGCGTTGGCCGCGGAGCATCCGCCCCCCACACCGTTTGTCCCAGTCCACACGCCACCATCACGCAGGCCCATCGGGAGAAGTCCATGTCCCCGTCCTTACCTTCTCAATCCAGACCCGTCAAAGCCTTCCCGCCCGGAGTGAAGCAGGGGGGCGCATCTCAGATTTTTGGAATTCGCCCGAGCCATCCCTCATGGGGACTCATACTCAGCCCGAAGGGCGGTACTCGTCCTCGATCCCGCAGGCACACCGTTTCGAGCGCCGCCATTGGACCGGCCCGATGGGTTCGATCCTGCCCGGACCTCCCATTCCGCACGGGAACCGCATCTCAGGTCTCAGATCTCAGGTCTCAGGTCTCAGGTCTCAGGTCTCAGGTCTCAGGTTTCAGGTCTCAGGTCTCAGGTCTCAGGCTTCAGGCCTCAGGTTTCAGGCTTCAGGCCTCAGGCTTCAGGCTTCAGGCTTCAGCTCCCTGCCCTCCGAGGCGACGCTTCGCGAAGTTCGCACCTCTACCCACAACTCCGGGATGACCGGCTCGCTCCACCAGCGGGGATTTGCGACCTGACAACCCCGGTCCCCGCGATATAAGTGTCGCCCATGTTCACCCGGCGTCGCCCCCTCCTCCCCAGGGCGCTCTTGTCCGTCAGCCTGGCCGGGGTTCTTGCCGGGGTTCTTGCCGGCGTTGCCGTCTGTGGCGCGGAGCCGGTCCCCATCGACTTCAATCGCGACATCCGGCCCATCCTGTCGGACCACTGCTTCACCTGCCATGGCCCCGACGAGAACGCCCGCAAGGGAAGGCTCCGCCTCGACACGCGGGAAGGTGCTCTCGACCGCGGACGAAGCCGCGAGTACGCCGTGGTTCCCGGCGACAGCGAAGGCAGCGAGATCATTCGCCGGCTCACCAGCGATGACCCCGATGAAGTCATGCCGCCGCCGCAGTCCCCGCGGAAGGTCACCCCCGGGCAGGTCGCGCTGCTCCGCCGCTGGATCGATGAAGGGGCCCCGTGGAGCCGGCATTGGGCCTTCGAGACGCCGCGCCGCCCGCCGCTGCCCCCCGCGACGCCCGCCGATCGCAATCCCATCGACGCCTTCCTCCAGCACCGCCTCGCCCGCGAAGGACTGAGCCCTTCGCCCGAGGCTCCCCGTGCCACGCTCATCCGGCGGGTCACCCTCGATCTCACCGGGCTGCCGCCCTCCCCGGAAGACATTGGATCCTTTGTCGCCGATCCCCATCCGAACGCCTACGAGCGCCTGGTGGATCGGCTGCTCGCCTCGCCCCGCTACGGCGAGCGCATGGCCTGGGAGTGGCTCGAAGCGGCCCGTTACGCCGATTCCAACGGGTACCAGGGCGACGCCGAACGCACCATGTGGCCCTGGCGCGACTGGGTGGTGGAGGCCTTCAACCGCAATCTCCCCTACGACACCTTCACGGTCTGGCAGATCGCCGGCGACCGCCTTCCCGATCCCACCCACGAACAGCGCCTCGCCACCGGCTTTCTCCGTAATCACATGATCAATGGCGAGGGAGGGCGCATCGCCGAGGAAAACCGCATCGAGTATCTCTTCGACCAGACCGAGACCGTGGCCACCGTCTGGCTGGGCGCCACCTTCAACTGCTCCCGGTGCCACGATCACAAGTACGACCCCTACTCCCAGCAGGATTATTTCAGCCTCTTTGCCTTCTTCGACCGGACCCGCGTGGACGGCAGTGGCGGCAGTCCCCAGACGCCGCCCGTGCTCGAGGTCCCCACCCCGGAACAGACGCGGCGCCTCGCCGCGGCCAACGCCCATCTGGCCGCCGTCGCCGCCACCGTCGCCGCCCTCGAATCGGAACGGTTCCCCCGCGACGCCGGTCAACCGGCCCACACCTCGCCCAAGGCGGAAGGTCTTCCCCGTGAAATCCTCGACATCCTCCGCAGCGCGCCTCCCGACCGCGACCCGGGACGCCTCGAGAAACTGGCCGGTCACTGGCGCACCGACGATCCGGACTACGCCGCCCAGCTCGAGGCCCTGCGCCAGGTGCGGCAGGAACGCGATGCCGCCTCGCGTTCGATCCCCCGCGTGATGGTCATGGAGGACCTGCCGGAGCCCCGCACCACCCACCTCCTCGATCGCGGCAGTTATCTGAGCCCCACCGTCGAAGTCCCCATGGCCTACCCCGCCACCCTGACCCGTGGCGACGAACCGCCTCCCTCCGACCGCCTCGACCTCGCCCGCTGGCTGGTTCATCCGGAGCATCCCCTCACCGCCCGGGTCACGGTGAACCGCTTCTGGCAGACGTTCTTCGGAATCGGCCTGGTTCGCACCTCCGAGGACTTCGGCGTCCAGGGGGAGCCGCCCGTTCACCCGGAGCTTCTCGACTGGCTGGCCACCGAGTTCGTGGCCAGCGGCTGGGATGTGAAACGCCTGGTCCGCCTCATGGTCACCAGCGCCGCCTACCGCCAGTCCTCGAAGGTCACCCCCGAACTCCATGAGCGGGATCCGGAAAACCGCCTTCTCGCCCGCGCCCCGCGCCACCGCCTGCCCTCTTGGATGATCCGCGACGCCGCCCTTGCCGCCGCCGGCCTGCTGGGCGACGCGGTCGGCGGTCCGCCCGTTCATCCCTACCAGCCGCCCGGCGTCTGGGAGGAGGTCACCTTCGGGAACAAGAAGTACCGCCAGGACCACGGCGCCGACCTCTACCGCCGCAGCCTCTACGTCTTCTGGCGCCGCATCGTCGCACCCACGATGTTCTTCGATGTCGCCAGCCGCCAGGTCTGCACCGTCAAGACCCCGCGCACCAATGTCCCCCTCCACGCGCTTCTGACCCTCAACGACATCGCCTACCTCGAAGCCGCCCGTGTGCTGGCCGGGAACGTCCTGCTCGCGGCGCACAGCGACCCCGACCGCATCGATCTCGCCTCACGGCGGGTCCTGGCCCGCGCCGCCCAGCCCTCCGAACGCGAGATCCTCCTCCGCGCCCTGCACCGGCACCGCCGCCATTACGCCGCCGATCCCGTCGCCGCCGCCGCCCTGCTCGACGTCGGCGAAGCCCCCCGCGATCCCGCCCTCGATCCGGTCGAACTCGCCGCCTGGACCCTCCTCTGCCATACCGTCCTCAACCTCGACGAAGCCCTGAACAAGGAATGAGCCTCCCCTCCCATCCCGTCGCCGAACACCACCGCCTCCTGGCGCGCCGCACCTTCCTCACCCGCTCGGCCACCGCCCTCGGCATGGCCTCCCTCGCCCGGCTCCTCGGTCGCGACCGGCTCCTCGCCGACCCGTCGCCCCGCCCCACGGACCCCGCCGGAAGGCCCATGCCGCTTCCCGGCCTCCCGCACCACGCCCCCCGCGCCCGCCGCGTCATCTACCTCTTCCAGAATGGCGCCCCCACCCACGTCGATCTCTTCGACTACAAGCCACGCCTTCGCGAACTCCATGGCCGGCCCGTCCCCGACGCCTATGTCGCCGGGAAACGGTTCAGCACCATGACCGGCAAGCCCGATGGCAAGCTCCTCCTCGCCCCTGTCGAACCCTTCCACCAGCACGGCCAGTGCGGCGCCTGGGTCAGCGAGTTCCTCCCCCACACGGCCCGCATCGTCGATGACCTCTGCTTCGTCAAGAGCCTCCACACCGATTCCGTCAACCACGCCCCGGGCATCTCCCTGCTCCTCAGCGGCGCCGAACTTCCCGGACGCCCCGCCCTCGGCGCCTGGCTCACCTACGGCCTCGGCAGCGACAACGAAAACCTCCCCGCCTACGTCGTCATGACGTCCGTCAGCAAAGGCACCACCTGCGGACAGATCTTCTACGACTTCTACTGGGGCTCCGGTTTCCTCCCCTCCCGCTATCAGGGCGTGAAGTTCCGCGGCAGCGGCGAACCCGTCCTTTACCTCGGCAACCCCGCCGGCCTCGACCCCGCCACCCGGCGCGCCATGCTTGATGACCTCGCCGAACTCAACCACCTCAAGCTCCGCGACCACGGCGACCCCGAAATCGCCACCCGCATCGCCCAGTACGAGATGGCGTTCCGCATGCAGACCAGCGTCCCGGAACTCACCGATCTCTCCGACGAGCCGCAATCCGTCCTCGACCTCTACGGCCCCGCCGTCCGCGAACAGGGCACCTACGCCTACAACTGCCTCATGGCCCGGCGCCTCATCGAACGCGGCGTCCGCTGTGTCCAGGTCATGCACGCCGGCTGGGACCAGCACAACAGCCTCACCACCGAGCTCTACACCCAGTGCCGTGACACCGACCAGCCGTCCGCCGGACTCGTCACCGACCTCAAACAGCGCGGTCTCCTCGACGACACCCTCGTCGTCTGGGGCGGCGAGTTCGGGCGCACCCCCTTCCTCCAGGGCAACCTTGACGACCGCCCCCGCTGGGGCCGCGATCATCACCCCTACGCCTTCACGTCCTGGCTCGCCGGCGGCGGGGTCAAACCCGGACACACCTACGGCGAAACCGACGACCTCGGCATGAACGTCGTCCGCGACCCCGTCCATGTGCACGACTTCCAGGCGACCCTCCTCCATCTCCTCGGCATCGACCACGAACGCCTCACCTACCGGTTTCAGGGACGCCACTTCCGCCTCACCGACGTCCACGGCCACGTGGTCACCTCCCTCCTGGTCTGAGACCCTTCACCCCGGCGGGACGGGAAGCGGGGCACAAGGTCAGCCGCCCTTCGTTGGGTGTGCACGCTCTAGCGTGTCGAGTGGATTGGGAGGCTCACGCTGAAGCGTGTACACCCAACCGTCCTGGTGGGACGGGAAGCGGGGTCACAGGGTCGGCCGCTCTGTGTTGGGTGTGCACGCTTTAGCGTGTCGGGTGGTTTGAGAGGCACACGCTGAAGCGTGTACACCCAACCGTTCTGGCAGGATGGGAAGCGGGGTCACAGGGTCGGCCGCCCTGTGTTGGGTGTACACGCTTTAGCGTGTCGGGTGGTTTGAGAGGCACACGCTGAAGCGTGTACACCCAACCGTCCTGGTGGGACGGGAAGCGGGGGCACAGAGTCAGCCGCCCTTCGTTGGGTGTGCACGCTTTAGCGTGTCGGGGTGGTTTGAGAGGCACACGCTGAAGCGTGTACACCCAACCGTTACAGGAGGGTCGAGCTCCGCGAGTCCTCAACCCAGCGCTCCACATCGTTGCGGCCTCGCAGAGCTCGGCCCTCCGATTCCACACATCGCGAAGCTCGCACCTCTCCCCGCAACTCCCGGATGCACCTCTCTGCAAGGTCACTCCAGGATTCGTCTTGGCGCAGGCCCCTCACGGCCTAGCATGAGGAAGCATGCCCGCGGGAACGCATCGGACTTCTTCGGAACCGGATCCAACGTCAGCTCCAATACCATCGCCCCTGCGGCCAGGTTCCGCCCCGTCGTGGTCGCGACGTCTGCTGCGTGGCGTGCTGCTCGCCGGACTGGTGTTTCTCAACGGGCCGGATCGCCTGCAACCGGCTCACGATGCCGGCCTCGACCCGGGCCGATTCCAAAGCGTCCCCGGCGGATCGCCCGCCGGCCCGAACCTGGCGTGGATGGGTGGCACCGCGTTGACGAACGGCAGCCCGCTGACGGGGCCCGGCGGCGTCCCGGCGCGGACCGCACCGGACCCGCACGCCCAGGTCCTCGCCCGACGGCTCGCGGCGGCCTTCGCTGACAGGGATCGCGCGGATTTGGATCCCGCGCCCGCATTGCCGCCGGTTCCGAATCCCGACCACCCGCGCCCGGATCTGGTGCCGCCTCCCGCCCGGTTCACCGAAGCCCAGCTCGCACGCCTCGCCGAACTCCGCTGGCGCAGCGGCAAACAGTTGGAGGTGCGCGGCAACGCGCGGAACAACACCCTCCGCCTCCTCGAAGGCCTTTCGCTGGAACCCCCCGCCGGGCGGCCGGATCCGGGCCAATCCCTGGCGGCGACCACCGCCTCGAGGTTTCTCGAACGCAACCGCGATCTGCTGTTGGTCGCCGATCCCATCGTGGAACTCGCGGCCGTGCGGGAGGTTCGGGACGACCTGGGTTACACGCAGATCCGGTACGAACAGCAGTACCAGGGCCTCAGAGTCTGGCCCGCCAGTCTTACCGTGCAGGTCGATCCCGCCGGGCACGCGCACTGGGTCGCCGGCGCCTATGTTCCGACCCCGGAACAGGTGACACTCGAGCCCGGCATCGATCCGGGTCTCGCCGCCGATCTGGCGCGCCGCAGCCTTGGCCTCGATCCGGTGGCCCCGATCGAAAGTCAGGAACTCATCCTTCACGCCCCCGCCGAAGGTCCCATCCAACTCGCCTACAAAGTTGATCTCCATGCCTCGCCCCTGGCCCACTGGCAGGTGGTGGTGGACGCCACTTCGGGCGCCATCCTCGACTCGATGAACCAGGTCTGCACCGCCGTGGTCCAGGGCAGCGGCATCGACATGGGCGGACAGGTGCGGCCCCTGAACCTCTGGTCACGGGACAACCGGTTTCACCTGGTCGATGCCACCAAGCCGATGTTCGACGCCGCCCGTTCAACCCCCCCCAGCCCGGGCACCACCTTCGGCGGCATCGTCATCCTCGATGCCAGGGGCGTGGATCCGGCCCAGAACCCCGATGCCTACGCGCCCGAGGTGGTCGCCTCCGCCAGCGCGACCGGCGGGTTCCCCGCGGCGGGCGTCAGTGCCGCCTTCAACCTCTCCATCGTGCACGACTACTTTCTCCAGCGGCACCAGCGCAATTCCATCGACGGCCAGGGCGGCACCATCATCGGCATCGTGAACGTGCCGGTGGACAACGCCTTCTGGCACCAGGGCGTCATCACCCTGGGCAGCGGCGATGCCTGGGCCGATTCGCTGGATTTCGTCGGGCACGAAATGGCGCACGGCGTGACCGAGCGCACCGCCGGGCTCATCTACCGCGATCAATCCGGCGCCATGAACGAGGCCTTCTCCGACATCCTCGGCGAATCGGCCGAGGCCTTTCACCGCGGCCAGACCGACTGGCAGCTCGGCTCGCAGATGTCCCGCCGCATTCGCAACATGCGTGACCCGCAGTCCTTCATCATCGCCGACGGACGGCGCTTCCCCGCCCGGATGAGT
Coding sequences within:
- a CDS encoding PSD1 domain-containing protein, yielding MFTRRRPLLPRALLSVSLAGVLAGVLAGVAVCGAEPVPIDFNRDIRPILSDHCFTCHGPDENARKGRLRLDTREGALDRGRSREYAVVPGDSEGSEIIRRLTSDDPDEVMPPPQSPRKVTPGQVALLRRWIDEGAPWSRHWAFETPRRPPLPPATPADRNPIDAFLQHRLAREGLSPSPEAPRATLIRRVTLDLTGLPPSPEDIGSFVADPHPNAYERLVDRLLASPRYGERMAWEWLEAARYADSNGYQGDAERTMWPWRDWVVEAFNRNLPYDTFTVWQIAGDRLPDPTHEQRLATGFLRNHMINGEGGRIAEENRIEYLFDQTETVATVWLGATFNCSRCHDHKYDPYSQQDYFSLFAFFDRTRVDGSGGSPQTPPVLEVPTPEQTRRLAAANAHLAAVAATVAALESERFPRDAGQPAHTSPKAEGLPREILDILRSAPPDRDPGRLEKLAGHWRTDDPDYAAQLEALRQVRQERDAASRSIPRVMVMEDLPEPRTTHLLDRGSYLSPTVEVPMAYPATLTRGDEPPPSDRLDLARWLVHPEHPLTARVTVNRFWQTFFGIGLVRTSEDFGVQGEPPVHPELLDWLATEFVASGWDVKRLVRLMVTSAAYRQSSKVTPELHERDPENRLLARAPRHRLPSWMIRDAALAAAGLLGDAVGGPPVHPYQPPGVWEEVTFGNKKYRQDHGADLYRRSLYVFWRRIVAPTMFFDVASRQVCTVKTPRTNVPLHALLTLNDIAYLEAARVLAGNVLLAAHSDPDRIDLASRRVLARAAQPSEREILLRALHRHRRHYAADPVAAAALLDVGEAPRDPALDPVELAAWTLLCHTVLNLDEALNKE
- a CDS encoding DUF1501 domain-containing protein, encoding MSLPSHPVAEHHRLLARRTFLTRSATALGMASLARLLGRDRLLADPSPRPTDPAGRPMPLPGLPHHAPRARRVIYLFQNGAPTHVDLFDYKPRLRELHGRPVPDAYVAGKRFSTMTGKPDGKLLLAPVEPFHQHGQCGAWVSEFLPHTARIVDDLCFVKSLHTDSVNHAPGISLLLSGAELPGRPALGAWLTYGLGSDNENLPAYVVMTSVSKGTTCGQIFYDFYWGSGFLPSRYQGVKFRGSGEPVLYLGNPAGLDPATRRAMLDDLAELNHLKLRDHGDPEIATRIAQYEMAFRMQTSVPELTDLSDEPQSVLDLYGPAVREQGTYAYNCLMARRLIERGVRCVQVMHAGWDQHNSLTTELYTQCRDTDQPSAGLVTDLKQRGLLDDTLVVWGGEFGRTPFLQGNLDDRPRWGRDHHPYAFTSWLAGGGVKPGHTYGETDDLGMNVVRDPVHVHDFQATLLHLLGIDHERLTYRFQGRHFRLTDVHGHVVTSLLV
- a CDS encoding esterase; amino-acid sequence: MDFSRWACVMVACGLGQTVWGADAPRPTRPSRPPVVVSPEVHADGRVTLRLLAPRAQEVEATGPWGSGRTPLTREENGVWSITVGPVVPGVHEYSFQVDGMTLLDPANPAIKPMRQPRTSILHLPGNPPLIHDFRDVPHGTVHHHTYWSKSLGRPRELVVYTPPGYERESNRRYPVLYLFHGSGDTQATWTVHGKAHWILDNLLAEEKARPMVVAMLDGHAVVRPGAWGTNSAAFERDLVEDALPYVEERYRVATDAAGRAIAGLSMGGEQSLRIGLNRYDQFAWIAGFSSAAPGKESIGRALSEPQAANEAIRLLWIGCGKDDFLLDRNEALIEALKAAGVRHEWHLTEGNHSWPVWRRYLAELYPRLFR
- a CDS encoding HEAT repeat domain-containing protein is translated as MKTILRVTTLRWALAVSALLPVGLPAEIPLPAIDRASWIWGDSQTDSCQLRVTFRLERLPAAGTVLITADNGYELYVNGALVGYDIGPGSEVWSSIERWDIREHLLPGRNVLGIRGIRLGGSRGVIAALRVERDGAEPLALVTDSNWRTASEGEPGAYSKPDFVEDDAWVSATVLGPMGMAPWGRLEYAGSTGGRRLGVLPVRWAARPAGSDFAWPSAIAFLADDCSVYVPLNGDAWGVCFRIGDWTRAYTMFDLPCPSKIGRRLCVLDPVGPGARPRVLTDAGRGAIGSPSASYDGRSILLAMAPEGARFFHIHRVPVDGGPPQQLTHGPFHDIDPAELPDGRIVFASTRIGTFEEYHAAPARALFVMQADGSQIRSITHTPIFDNEPRVMADGRIAFVRSDNFFGRAKVETTIHAIRPDGTTGMTLFGADVGAVYGVRLRLLGYGSPAPLPDGRMAFLSNHGNYVGQPGEPESSFHRLPDGLGEVAPLPEGRLLATLLHHDAADRRPRVLAVLDPAGNHLTEIYTSPETPIHSPVSLGARQRPPVLTESVNPARAGAPGATGFLYAQDVRITRKTDADWDQIRAIRVLRSRGVSMRSSHWDFVHQGKEVIELGTVPIGPDGSFSVEVPADVPIALQAVDAEGRSELNEMSWTYVRPGEIRSCVGCHEPRGTAPPMDRCLPDAFRTRPLRLLDQGEPHRFRGNNPGTSGMMDLQFERFREIASLNLYRDGLDTPASGREEVSAWIAKLEGSDPALRISAAQRLGLFRDRSAAPALAVALRDPVRELRVAAAMALAACGTRDSVSALLALLGDPDPNAAQAAEVALENLTGHRVPVEVPATRDARAHQAGIWRAWLDAGTWTEREQALIDRIDSPDRAVQRRAIVTLGHLGGDAARSALRAYVAREKDRNPYPRFTGNNRTDQFTFDARSPLNPRTLQAATRALGFLRDTGAIPLLVEILDTHIQPETGNLFLAETAVEALGWIGTPEAEAVLIDTFARLGPYVNYVGWYSDHEALYACHASPIHARVIEALDRIGSTRAGPIVPAILRSIPTDPDRALFLETDTYELLAGRVIRRSGRGDELLGTCLAVLGETGSPASPDLQEALGATFNAWAGHPCPENRAAQLLATVCRDRRYVPAILDTYRRYRAKPEETFVRALNHPQTFQVRLPHRHWVLLYLGRALGNLGDPSAIETLVGSLGHELNEARHGRPDPAEPNIHLLQMEATPCWRAAAAWALGRIGDARAVSPLLAVVGNLDNAVDTRYAAAEALGRIADPGSIPAIRLLAADYPEVSTRRKLLEACP